AGGATCGAGGCGCTGCCTCGCAACCGGGGCAAGGGCCGTGCGCTGGCGGAGGGCGTGGCCGTCGCGACAGGCGCTGTGATCCTGGTCACCGACGCCGACCTTTCGACGCCGATCGAAGAGCTCGACAAGCTCGAGGCGGCGCTCGAGGCGGGCGCCGGCGTGGCCATCGCTTCGCGGGCGCTCAGGGGATCGCGGGTCGAGATCTCGCAGCCCGTCTACCGCGTGCTGATGGGCAAGGCTTTCAACCTCATCGTGCAGCTCGTCCTGCTGCCGGGCATCTGGGACACGCAGTGCGGCTTCAAGCTCTTTGCCTCGGAGGTCGCGCATGCAGCGTTCGCCGGTCTCACCACCGACGGCTTCGGCTACGACCCGGAG
Above is a window of bacterium DNA encoding:
- a CDS encoding glycosyltransferase family 2 protein, with amino-acid sequence MASVPSPRLSVVIPCYNEEQRLPRTIERIERYLGGRGTSYELILVDDGSTDGTRLVMDAAAGRQDSVRIEALPRNRGKGRALAEGVAVATGAVILVTDADLSTPIEELDKLEAALEAGAGVAIASRALRGSRVEISQPVYRVLMGKAFNLIVQLVLLPGIWDTQCGFKLFASEVAHAAFAGLTTDGFGYDPEVLYRAKRRGVRIAEVPVVWRNSAPTKVSPIRSSLDMFRHVVRIRFRG